CGGATTTTGCTGGTTCTATTTGTCTGCGTTGCTGCATCGGGCTGCTCCAGCATCAAGCCCTGGGTGAAACCCTATGAGCGGCAAAAGCTGGCGGATCCGATCATGAAGTTTGATAAGCATCCTATCGCCGCTAAACATAATGCGCACGTTTTTGAATCCCGAGAAGCGGCTCGTGGAGCCGATGGCAGTGGTGGAGGTGGTTGTGGTTGTAACTAACCTTCGTACACTGCTGGCGTTATGCCTGTGGTTGCCCTTATTTGTACAGGCTGCTGTGCTGCCGGAAGATCGTGCCGATGTGTTGTACCACAGGTACGAAGGCGGCGGTATGACCATTGATGGTCCAGCGGTGTTAGTGCGAAAGAGTGTTAGCGAGAAGGTCTCACTGTCAGGTTATTACTACGCGGATGCTGTTTCTGCTGCGTCGATCGATGTGGTAACCACCGCTAGCCCTTATACAGAAGATCGCGACGAATATAGTTTTGGTGTTGACTACCTGCATGGTAAATCCACCATGAGCCTAGCCTATAGCAACAGTGACGAGAGTGACTACACAGCCAATACCCTGTCGTTTGGTATTAGTCAGGATATGTTTGGCGATCTCACCACGGTATCTCTGGGATATGCCTATGGCTGGGATGATGTGGGGAAGAACGGTGAAGCGGATTTCGATGAAGAGATTGACCGCCGCAGTTATAGCCTCGGATTGACTCAAGTACTGACGGCTGAATGGGTTATGGCCTTTAATTTTCAGGCCATCACCGATGAAGGATTCCTGAATAACCCTTATCGTTCGGTGCGTTATGTCGACCCGACGGTAGCACAGGGCTACAGTTACCAAGCAGAGGTCTACCCCCATACCCGCACCAGCGTTGCCGCCGGTATCTCTACTAAGTATTACCTGCCATACCGAGCCGCTTTAGGTTTCGAAGCGCGTTATTTTGATGATGATTGGGAAATTCAGGCCTACAACGTGGGAGCT
The Corallincola holothuriorum DNA segment above includes these coding regions:
- a CDS encoding DUF4266 domain-containing protein; this encodes MKRILLVLFVCVAASGCSSIKPWVKPYERQKLADPIMKFDKHPIAAKHNAHVFESREAARGADGSGGGGCGCN
- a CDS encoding DUF3570 domain-containing protein, whose product is MAVVEVVVVVTNLRTLLALCLWLPLFVQAAVLPEDRADVLYHRYEGGGMTIDGPAVLVRKSVSEKVSLSGYYYADAVSAASIDVVTTASPYTEDRDEYSFGVDYLHGKSTMSLAYSNSDESDYTANTLSFGISQDMFGDLTTVSLGYAYGWDDVGKNGEADFDEEIDRRSYSLGLTQVLTAEWVMAFNFQAITDEGFLNNPYRSVRYVDPTVAQGYSYQAEVYPHTRTSVAAGISTKYYLPYRAALGFEARYFDDDWEIQAYNVGADYTHPIGDNWVVTTRVRYYSQSEAEFYSDLFPYKDAQNYMARDKELSDFTSITVGAGVTYRLPLSGYTDSFTGSATLEWDHIEFDYNNFRDARETGVGAGEEGLYSFGADVVRAFISVYY